The sequence CGAACCAAGATTCGGTAGTCGTTCCATTCGCCCAGATGAATTCCGTTGGCGAGTTCTTCGGCGGTCGCGAATTGTTCGGTCGTTTTTTCGCCGGTCGCCCAGATCGTGGTTTGTTGCCCGCGAGTGGCCAGGATTCCGCGACCCTTTTCTTCGTACAAAATTCCGGCGAAGCGATTGGTCGCATCGATGTCAGCTTGGTAGCCGCCGACGATGAACTTTTCTTCATCGAGCACCTTGCTGCGGTACTGGATGCCTGAGTTGCCGCCAACCATCTTGAATTGCAGGGTCAGCTCAAAGCTGCCTTTGACGGGGCGATCGAGGATCAAAAACGTGTTCTGCTTGATCGGGGCTTCGTCGGTGGTTTGTCCGTGGATTGCACCGTCGTCGACCGACCAAAGGTCCTCACGTCCTCGCCATCCGTCGAGGGTTTC is a genomic window of Rhodopirellula bahusiensis containing:
- a CDS encoding 3-keto-disaccharide hydrolase, producing the protein MNRVLCLLALTAAVASSPANAQDSDKTPLAKSIKGAKTISLFDGETLDGWRGREDLWSVDDGAIHGQTTDEAPIKQNTFLILDRPVKGSFELTLQFKMVGGNSGIQYRSKVLDEEKFIVGGYQADIDATNRFAGILYEEKGRGILATRGQQTTIWATGEKTTEQFATAEELANGIHLGEWNDYRILVRDNQLEQFINETLMIRVIDQQPGKKADSGVIALQLHQGPAMKVWFKNIQIREWK